The genomic window TGGGTGTGGTGACCTGAGCTTTTCCGTGTTCTCGGTGGTGCGACTGGAGGAGTCTGGGTGTTGGGTAATCAGTTTTTCGGTAATACGTTACCCTGATACTGTTTCTTTACCTGGGCGGTTATTTCTGTTTCCCTTCATGGATATATCTGGGATTCATAGTAATACAGGTTGTTTAGgcatacatatatattagGAACTCTGCTTAACTTACGCCAAGAAGaggatatatatatctgtAGACTTTATGATTACAAACACAAACTTCTTAAACATTAATGTTAATCTTCATGTCACTGTCGATCTTGATCAGAACTTGTGGTGTTAAGGTTTTTTTGTTCAACCTTTGTAACCAAGACCCACGTCTTCGTTCATGGTATGGATGTGTAGGTGGGGATAATGATGGTTCCAAGAAAATCGTACCACTTGAAGCAGCGGCATTTTGTATCGTTGTGATATGAGGATCAGAAAATGATATCTGTGGTCGAGATGGTCTCTCAGCACCTGGGTTGTATGAGaaggatgatgataaatgTTCTAGCTTATTGATAGTGTTATCGTTATCGTCATCATTAATTTGTCTCtcttcctcatcatcatcatcaccatctGTAAGGGCATCCTCTGGAATAACAATATTAGGACGCTCATTAGTTTCTTTGCTCTTACCTTGTATCCATgagaaaaatttcaaaccaCCACTACTATGTCTATGGGTTGTACCATTATTACTGCTACTACCACCACTACTTTTACGTCTATTCTTATTAGGTTCACCTCTCGGTATAGTTAATTCTTTGGCATTCATCATTCCTATTACTGGTGATGTTACCGGTgttaataaagatgaatcGATAGACCTTTGAGGACTTCTTTTTGAAGAGTTTGATACAGGTGATGTAgagaatatattcaatttagGAAATTTTGAATGAGTTGGCGTTGTAGTGATGGTAACTTTTGGACTTGCTATTGGTGATAACAACAAATTATCCCCTTTTAGAATTGGTGAAGGATTAGTATCATTACTGCTTGTCTTTGATGGTATAAGTATTGGTGAATTGACTTGTTCTCCAAATGTATTTGGTGACGATTTCTCATCTTTACTTTGCTGTCTAGTAGCATTATCTTGTTTTTGACTTTTCTTGGTATCCTTCACTAAATGaggtaataatttatatgAGTGAACTATCAAGAATTCCACTACTGATCTGGAAAGTTCATATTCAACAGGATCCATATCATGGTTTGGATGCGATAAAATGGAAGGTTGGAAAATAGCCGATAAGTTTTTGGCTGTCATCAAATTAACATCAGATTGTCTAACaaacaaattcaataaatctaacaaataaatcgttaattgttttctttcatttgGTAACTTTGTaaataaatcttcataTTCGGCAATGGCCTCTCGTATATCTCTTgctaatttctttttatatCTAGTCATTTCAAATTgttcctcttcttcaatgTTGTCATCGGTAGGtatttgttcttcaatatcttgCTTTTCAGTCTCTTTAGcatttaaataatcaataatatcttgTCTTTTCCTTAATGGTTCCCTAAAACCTTCAtacaaattcaaagaaatcaaaggTTCATCCAAGTTATTTAAATATCGTTTCAACAAAGTAGCCACATCATGAATAGAATAATGATCCCattcatcaaatttcaaTCCAAAATCTTGACTAGGGTcacaaaatatattttgtaattctcTAACACGTTTATTATTCCCACCAATTCTAAATATTCCAGAAGTTTTTAACCCATTagttttcaaatatgaACCACACTTAGCTACAACGATGGGGATAGATCCGAAGCtaattaattcatcttGAAGTATTACTTGTGCATGAGCTAATTTTAAACTTTCATGTAATGATGTACCGAATATTTTACCTTTGAAATCGTTTTGTGTTGTTATGAATGTATCTctataatttttaaattcagAAGGTGATAGTATTGGTGATTGTGGCGAAGTTGTCGTcatcatttctttattcTCGGTACTGGATGACGTTATGGTATTTGATTGAGGATTCTGTATTTTTATGCTGGGGATTTGTAGTTTTGAATCTGgcatattattatttttgtctttgctcctcttcttctattatatgattatttttgttcttgaaaATGTACCTTTGAATGTAAAACGATGGATCGATGGATGAGTAGATGAGTGTATGCTTGTTTAGAGTCGAGTATTTTACAGATGTTGGACGGTTTTTTCAAGTGTATAGAACCTATTATATGTATAATGTATGTATAATGTGTGAAAGCCAagacaataaaaaaaaaacttaaGGCAAGTGTACTAAAAAGGAACACCTTTGACCCAAGTTGGTTTAACTCTCTAAATGTCACTATAAAAGGTAGTTTAAGAATAgggaagatgatgatagaAACGGGTAATAGATATGCTGCCTGCGTTACCCTTTTAATTTAGATTGGATTTATCCCTTTTCAGGTAATCGGGGGATGGCGATGGGGGATGCCTGGGGGGCGGGCGGCGCAAGAGCGTAAAGGGAAGGTAAGGGTAGGCCGACGGTTTAGGAAACAGAATAAGAGAGAATGTTGAGATATTGGTGTCGGTTTTGCCGCTGGATTTTGCAAACCCTTACTTTACTTCACTTCAATCCATGGGGAGGTACGTTCAAGGGTTTCTGTCTGGAACCCCAACTCTAACGTTCTTCCCCCCCCCCCGTTTTCGCCAACTAGAAATCGGAGTTTAACAACCGCTGGAGGCTCGGCAAGGGGTTCGAATGGCAATGGTCCCGATTCCTGACACTTAGACGATATAGATATGTCAAGGAAAGATATTGCTGGTTAACCTTCCTATGCATCACAGCACTCTTCTAGATAAGACTTACAAGTAGAAGCAATACACTTTCaatatacatattttatataatcGTTCCAGATAATGAGATAAATCGTTGAAGATATACTAAAAATAGTACTAATTGACTCCACAAATACTCTATATATTCTCCTCAGTACTTGAGACATTATCTGGTTTTATAAAGATATTGTTCTGATTCTTCTCCATATGTTCATAGTCCCTAAAAgctatatttattatatatacactCTATATATACCAAAACTAAGCattttttacttttcaCCCCTAATAAGTTTGAGATTGAGACCATGTAATCTTTCGATATACGCCGCGCACACGGTCCGTAAAACGCTGCGACTGAAAGAACGCGTCACAAGTTTATCCCGTCTCCCGTATATGGTGTACTAGCCTTAACATTCCATTGTTCTAACTACGTACCGACCCAGCTGTCGGAAAATATAGATATGCAAGAAGTTTTGACTAGCAATTAATTATCTGTATAGTTCTTCTCCTTGAGTCTCTTAATCGCTGTTTCTGAGTAAAGGTAAGCCAATGTAAGATCATTATGGTCTAGACTCTTCCTTCGAAATCGTTATGAGCAATAGTTCAAACAACTTACAGATAtaagaatattgaaaacatGGATTTGCGAGGTGTTTACTTGCAAAATTCTAGTATttgtaattcatcaaaCACACCTTGTCCGAGTAAGAACGGTCAATGATGCTTCCTAAGTAATTCTATTGCACGAACAGGGGATATCCTTACTTTGTTACCTTCTAGAGATTCATGTTTTTAGTCTCAACagatatatctttattttggCAAACATCTCATACATACATAGTTTTTTTGTTGCTTGTAATACGACCTTTTATAAAACTTCcctttttatttacattaGTTGACTTGTTTTTTGTGTCCGAGAGTAGTGATACTTGTGGGGTGCCAGGTATAAAAACTCATGCTATTTAAGAGGTTTGTATACCACAAAATTGTTTTCAGTGGAGTAAAGTAGATTGgattaaattaaatttgattatttgatcattttaacatttttaaTAGTTACTGAGAGCAAAAGATTTAAGATGTCGACGAAAAATTCTACTGCCGTCATCAATTCGAAGGAAGGGACTTCAATTATTAGCTCCGACACTCCAATAacttcaataatattcaaaagaaatGTCTTCACAAACTTCGTCGAGATGAGGCAGTCTTTCAGAGAGGGTGCCGAATATAGCAAAACATGGTATATTTCATAGAGggagtattttttttgtgtGTTACTGAGTGccaaggaaaaataaagcttggattatatttttattattttgctAGTTTTATATTTAGAGTATTTAACCTTTAGAATCTGCaaataaattttaataaatacGCCTTAAAATAACCATTTTATAAATGCAAAGTAAAATAATTCTCAGCCTATAGCTAATGGACAATAACAGGATATACATCATGGTACGTGCTGTGAGAGAAGGGCTCCCCTTCGTAGCCTCCTTTGGCCTAgatttttaaatttaccTAACTATATACTGCCACAATGGCTAACCTATGTCGTTTTTTCGCAAATTTCACAGGGTTCCGGTAAAAACAAAACCCTATTCTGATATTGATAGCCAAAATATGcacaaatatatatatatgtatatataaatgtatTAAACCTCTTATAAGTGCCTaggaataataaaatacgattttgatttaatatgatattgtattatatgataagattaaatataaaagtTTTACATTTAGAAAGTATATTGATTTAAAACTACAAACAAATTTAGAAATAAGAGTGGTTTCGAACTTCTTATAATTTGTCGTAGTATTCTTGCCAGCCTGGAACTTCTTCCTTCATACCGTGTCTCTTACGAGCAGCCAAGACAATTTCACCGGCTTTGGTGGTTGGATCTAATGGATCACTACCTAAAGTAGCCCAATGGTCGAACACCATTTGTGGGAAAGCTTGACCACCAGTAGCTTGTCTCAATTCACCAGTGAAACCGAAAGATTCGTTAACTGGTAAGTAAGCCTTGACGGTAAACAATGGAGTACCTGGTCTTTGTTCTTCAGAAATAACTTGACCTCTCTTCTTGTTCAAGACAGAATAAATACCACCAACAGCTTGTTCTGGACATTGAATTTCGACCAAGAAACTGGTTCTTGGTATCTTTGGTTCAGCCAACAAGAACCGGACGTAAGTAGCTCTTCTCATGGTTNNNNNNNNNNNNNNNNNNNNNNNNNNNNNGAATCTACCCTTATCAGAGGTTGGAACCATCTTGGAGACGTACAACATTAGATCAGCCTTTGGATCACACTTCTTGATAGCCATACAGTTGGCATCATCAGATGGACCTTCGTATAATTGTTCAGCTCTGTAAGCTTGAGCAGTAACTGGAGATGGTAAGTTCATGACAATCATTTCCATTAAAGCATCAGCAGCTGGTAAGAACTTCTTCATAACAGTCTTCAATAAAGCCTTACCTTCCAAATCTTTTTCGTCACCCTTCAAGTTAATTTCCAACTTTTCTAATAAGACTGGAATTTCATCCTTCTTGAAGTTCATGACAGCAGCGAAGATTCTGAAGATTGGGTCCAAAACGACGATGTTGAAAGCTCTTTCTAATGGCTTACCATCAGCATCAGTGTCCTTGTTAGTCCATTTCTTAGTCTTTGGATTGAAGTAAGAGTCACCCCATAATCTTTCCATCATCTTAACCTTGTCAACACCGAATTTCTTAGCGTATCTGGCGGCAAATTGACGGATAGTGAAAGCCCAACCGTGTAAACCGGAGCCGAAGGCAACGGTACCCTTGGATGGGTAAACTTGAACATCACCTAAGACTTCGTCAGCGTAAGTAGAGATAATAACGTTAACAGATTCAACAGTTCTGGAAAAGGATTGGTACAAATCTTCCTTGGAAACTTGTAATTCCAATAAAGCTCTGTCAACCTTGTTGATACAGACAACTGGCTTAATTCTTTCACCTAAAGCTTGTCTCAAAACAGTTTCAGTTTGGACACAAACACCTTCAACGGTATCGACAACAACTAAAGCACCATCAGTAACACGTAAAGCAGCAGTAACTTCTGAAGAGAAATCGACGTGACCTGGGGAATCGATCAAGTTAATCAAGAAAGAGTTACCTTCAGTCTTTTGGTTGATATCCTTGACATCTTCTTCTGGCATTTCGGAGTATAAAGAAATAGCGGTAGACTTAATAGTAATACCtctttcttgttcatcCTTTCTGGTATCCATGAAACGGGCTTCACCAGCCTTAGCAGCGGAAATAATACCAGCCTTTTGGACTAAAGAATCGGTTAAAGTAGATTTACCATGATCGACGTGCGCAATAACAGACATGTTACGGACGTTGGTAACAGTGTCCATTAAGCCACGCATTTGGTCAACAGTGAAAGCAACCATTTTGTATAaagtttgtttattttgttaCTTGGTGTGTTGGTAGTggaattgaattgaattgaaataaaACTACATTATAAACAGAAAAAAGTAAGTATTATCTAAGAGCAATTGCAATTGATATAAAAGATTTCTTTAGACAGATCTTGAAAAGTTGTAAAAAGTTTAAAGGATTGtgggaaaaaaattttccttcattattttctcaAAAAAATTCAGTATTTTTTGCTCGCCCACTAACTTGGCATTAAAGCGTCGGTAAATTAAGCCGCGCCagcaaaaaaaacaatagcGGAGGTTCATTTGCTTTAGTTATTCCTCAGTTCAATTAAAAGGCATTAACCTAAACTATAATCGTAGaaataacaaataattCGTTCAAGATCATTTCGATTCTAAAACTGTAAACATTGCTTCAATGCATTCCTTTTACACGCAAGTTAATTTAAACATAATAACGTCCAAGCCATTTATATGTACGCAGTGATTGATTTTCATTTAAGTTCGTTTGTGCcttctaaatatttataaagtACTTCTTTAAAACGTTGACATACCTAACAACGAAGCTGCATTGCATGCATTCAACAATTTAGATCTATCAGCCTCAACTTTAGtttttcttcctcatcAGAACTTCCATCATTAGCTTCCTCTTGTATATCTAAGCCTAAAGTATGATCAAATTCCGTGTGCGATAAAAAATCTATTTCTCCACTGGTTCTATGACGATTTTCCCCTGTCCAACTGTCACCTTCAATGCTTTGGGAAACATCTTGCCCGTTACTAGATGTCATTTCACGCCCTAGACGAGAAAGTCCACCTTTTACATCTGCTTTCCTAACATCTTGACGAACTCTTTCTAAGAGCGTCAGTTTTTTACGTTCATACTCTATTCTACGGATTGTATACTCTTTAATAGACGTTATTAGCCACGATTCATACCATTCAAGCCATTCTTTCTGTTCAATCAACATATTTGCTGTAATTTTTTGTAACTTTAAAGTCAACTCTTGTTCAGTTCGTGTGGCTTGTTTTAAACTCCTCAATGCATCATCAACTTTTAAAGGATTACTGTCTCTCTTTGACCTTAATCTCCTTGCCTGTTCTTGTTTGACTTTAGAATTTTGTTGTGCTTGACTTAGTTCTCTCATGACAAGATGTCTATCTGTCAAAGTTTCCTTTACAACATATGAATCTCTAACAATCCAACTTAATCCATCATATAATGTCCCCATATCCATAGTCGCAATAATACTATCTACATCTCCGATAGCGTTAAGAATCTTCCCGAATCGTTTATATAATTTGCTACCACGAGAAGTGTTTAAATCTCCCAGTTTCACAAACCCCTGTCCAACTGCATTTTCCTCTTGAACCATCAACTTCCTCAATTTACTACacttcaataatttttcctgTATACCTTGAACaagtaaataaatagaTTTAACCATAGGTCTAAATTCTGCCAATTCCATAACCTCATCATAAGGTGGAGccaattgtttcaaagttttccttttcaaacCGGTAGTTTGCgaaatattgtttttattcAATGGAAGGTATGAACCTGTATCACATTCTATGAAGAATGCAAATTCGTTATTACGAAGAACAAACGGATCCATTGTAATCCTATTAAACCAATTTTGGAAGcatttcaataattgtaCTTGGTCCTCTTTATTTTGAATCCCATAATTCGTATATGATAAGGGTAATGATGGTATGAAGCATTCTGGTAATGAGCCgtttaaatatttgaataattcaGTGAATTCTTGGtatgttttctttatattcttaTAGGAGGTCTTACGGAATGTGGGGACGTTTGTCGTTATAtcgaatattattatgggattttccttcttttccATTAATGCGCCTTTCCTCTCGACATTTAAGACTTTTATTATAGCATGAAGTTTATTATCGGATCGTTCTGGTAGGATATTGGTCTCTTTGTTCTCATGCTGATTGTCATGTGGCTGAGTGGATGTTTCTTCCGCCAGAGTAGAAGCAGAAGGAGGAGATACCTGAGTTGAAGCAACCACTTCTTGTTCAGCTGTAGTTGCTGGCGTAGATGCGACATTGCTTTCATGTGGCTGCTCAGTATCGGTATGTTCTAAGGGAGGTTCAGCAAAGGGATTATTATCAGGGctatcaaattcatcataaGGCACTGTAGAAGTCATCTCGAAATACCTTTTTTTAGTCTTTAAATGGAAGATCAGCGAGTCTAGTCAGGTAAATATCAACTAATGCAAATATATGTGAATGTATACACAGCTGTTCTTATATATCTTGAGTCTTCAGCTCGTAACCGTAGTTTACGTATCTAGATTTACTTTCAGTAAAAGTTGTTGATTttagtatttttttctaattttttgaCCGGTGGAGAATTCGAATGGATCAGGCACCCcgaaaagattgaaaaatcttGGAATGTTTATTTAGACATCTCGAAGATTATTGATCTTGTAGAAAAAATTCGTTAAGGATTGattataattaattatattactAAATAgcctatatatatatatttcgTACGTCTTGGAGGAGTTGAGTGTATTACAGGAACACAAAGGAGCATCCAAATCAGCTAAAAAAAATGGGTagattgaataattttagTAGAATGAATAATCGTGTCATTAAAGCAGTAGTATTCGACATGGATGGGACAATGTGTATCCCTCAACCGTGGATGTTCCCAGCAATGAGAAGTGCAGTTGGCCTCAACgataaatcaattgatattttaaCATATATCGATGAACTACCTACAGAGGCGGCAAGGACGGAAGCAAATCTTCGTATTGAAGAAGTGGAAGAGAAGGCAATGAGAGAAATGCTGCCACAACCGGGCCTCgtagaattattagaattcTTGACCGTGAATAATATTAGTAAGAATATCTGTACGAGGAATGTGATTAAACCTGTGGATTATTTACTTACGAGGTTTATTCCAAAGGattattccaaatttgaaCATATTATTACAAGAGATTTTAGACCGACAAAACCCAATCCAGATCCATTACTTCATATTGCTAAAAAGTTAAATATTGAGTCCAAtgaaatgatgatgatcggtgattcatttgatgatatGAAAAGTGGACGTTCAGCAGGTTGTGTGACAGTTCTACTAAAGAATCATGTTAATGGTAACGTTTTGACTGAACATGATAAATTAGTCGATACTGCGGTTAATTCGTTATCTGATGTTATCAAGATAGTGGAAACTTTAAATGGACACCAAACCGAGATACATTCATATCAGCATTGAGACattaatattctatatCATGGCCCTATGATATTGCTACCTGCATGGCTCTTTCAAAACTAGCAACGAAAAGTACATACGTATagattaatatataattcaaaaagTAATACATATGAACTATTGACTAAAactataatataaaaaggGAAACAACAGTATGCaaacttttcaaaagaaaaaaaaagaatttattaaattaaaaggttaaaaattaaatagGTATAGATATTTGTactaaaatatttaattaaaaCTGTTTAATCGAATAAACCGAAACCCATGTCATCATCGGATTCTTCCttagcttcttcttccttttcttcagCGGCAGCTTCACCAGAAGCACCggcagcagcagcagcagaGGAACCACCGACAGCGGCACCACCAGCTGGAACAGAAGCGAATTTCTTGGAACCTTCAGCAATGATTTCATCTAAGGAACCCTTACCTTCCAAAGAGGTCAACAATTCGTTAATTCTGGAATCTTCAGCTTCAACACCGACAGATTCAATAACTTGTTTGATGTCAGCGGCAGATGGAGAAGCGTTACCACCTTGAACCAATAATAAGTATGCAGCTAAGTACTTCATTTTTCTctgaatttatttttctatGGGTGAATTGAAATAATCGATTTAAGCGGGTGTATAAAATTCGCAGACTATTCCTTAGATTACTTAAACattgaaacaaagaaagaaattcattaaGAAAGTTGTATGAAGATTGAAATCTGAAAGAAAGTGATGATTAAATAGTAAGAacgtaattttttttccaatctgaagacattgaagaaaaatttttcaacagTAAAGTTTTCTCGCAACTTTTGCGATTTCGCGACAGATCTCCACGCGCGTCATCGTTTCGAACGAAAGTTGTATTGGGTGTATTAATGTTAATATTCAAACATGTCAGAAAAACATTTTCTCTTTGTCTCGACTTCGTGACAGTAAATGGTTTTCCTTTAGTTCAACACCTACAGGCCTGCGACGGATAGGATTTTTTGGGCTAACCCtaacttttttcaattcctgCCGAAAATCTTCAATCCAATCGTAATCCATTTTTGTTATTGTCTAATCtgtgaaaaatatattataaaatcatattatatcaccagttttatttcatttttttcaatcattACCCCAATCCATGATCAGTATTGACCAACCCTATTGTCAATCcataaattttgatttctgCCCTaccttttttcaaaaatttggTTCCCAATTCTGgctttttcaatccatCAACCCTAATCCTTAATCTGGGTAAAGCGAACGTTAACCTTAAGGTGGTTCACGTACGTAGTAAGGATCTTTAACTACCTCCCCTAATTTCTATACACTTTAGAATATGTATATAAGAAGGCAGATGCtgaaaaaagaattaagtTGAAAGGCATTCTTAGCTAACACAACTGTTTTTTTTGccttttttattttgttttttatttcctCATTATTTCCCCCCTAAGGTTTTAGATACTATTAACAATATAGGTATATTGCAGAACAAATACTTATAAAATATGCAacaaaaattcaatttgataACCAGGAGAAGGTAGTGACGGATGGTTTCCCAAAATAATATCGacaaaataagaaaaataaacagTATTGTTCATATGTTTAATCTGGGGTTAATCACTGGAACTTTTCTTGTCATCGATATCGGGGGTTCTCTTCtcttatttcttcttagaAAGTGTCCTCTTTGGGGAAGATATTCGTTCCATTATTTATGAGTCtagatttattttttgtcaTCAAATTTGCCAAAAAATTCATATCTGATTAGAATCAGCTTGTACCAAGGAAGAAGTAACGAAGGCTTCGGACAGTCATTTccattttatttcattCCATGATGTGTATTCTCTTATTGTTGATTAGTTTATAGACTgagtattattttataaagGATTCATAAAAATGTTAATCTAAGTtgtatttattaattttagtATTAGATTAAAAATCTTCATTTACataattataaaataacaaaataCATAAAATTAGTGTCGAAGCCTTTTAAGCGGCTCACTCGCTATATTACCAAAAACCATTATCACCATCAACTATGCAAAGAACTTCCACCAAACAAGTTCATCTTTGAAAGCTTTTTCGTCCttccaaaaaataaaagacCACCAATTAGGTAAATAGTGTAAAAGGTTTTTATTTTAACCCCGATCATGAATGTAATTTGAGATATTTGGATACCGATATTATCGAGAagaatatatgatataaGTGTAATTAGCACACCATTTGCTGTTAAAATAGTGACCACAgttcaaatatatttcttctgAATTGTATGAAACCTCTAGAAGTTTGGGAACTTATTGTGAAGTTGTTTCTTGACATGCTTACTTTTAATtacgaataataatactaaaaaaatttattacttcCAATTCCTGTTTTGTATTTTGGGATGAAGAgaaatccaaatatttgTAGTAGACAAATCTCTTAAATAACATGAGTTTTTTTTACCTGACATCCCACAAGTGTCACTACTCTCGGAcacaaaaacaaaaaattcaaCTTATATAAAAAAGGGGAAGTCGTATAAAAGGACATATTACAAGCAAATAAAGTATGAGATGTTTgcaaaaattacaagataaAACCCAATACTAAAAACATAAACTTCTAGAATGTACCAAAGTAGTGACATTTCATGTTCGGGCAATAGCTCTGTTTAAGAAGCAATTTTAGCACTGTGTAGGTAAGAAAAAGGTGGCTTTCATTTTGCTTGGGTCTTGCCAGTAAACTCTTTTTCAGTCCATGTATTCGGGTACCTTACCTGAATAAATTACTAATAAAACTcataatgattttgaagaaatagtCTAGACTACATATTTAACGACCTTACACTGTTCTCTCTCAAATATACCcaataagaaaattttaaagAAGACTGGACATATAACTAAAGCCTCTGTTTGATATCCACCATCTCCTTTGACAACTGGGTCCGTTATGTTATGTACTTAgcaaagaaaatttaattttaaagcTAGTATACACCATATAAAAAGAAGGTGAAATAACCGTGTGAAGTGGTCTGTGACGGATAGGATTTTTGGTCAATCCTAAGGGATTTTGCGCAAACCCTACCTTTTTTAATCCGATCCTAACCCCAAAGCAGTCCTAATCcaaaccattttttttattatataatccATGACAATTATACTATAAAAATCATGTTATATGATAAgtattatttcatttatttccaattcttGCCTCATTCCATGATCAGAATAGACCAGCTCTATTCTTAATCCATAAGCTTTGGTTTCTACCGTACCTTTTTCCCAAAACCTTTGGCTCCCAATCCTAGCTTTTTCAATCCGTCAATCTTAATTCGCCTCAGGGCTTCTTTAAATTGACCTACAAAGCAAAAATGGTGGCTCCCGCCGTACGGATCTGGGAGTTAATTGAcacattttttctttctttttcgcTTACCTGGTTTTTTCTTCAGGCGGGcgatattattcaattagcgctaaatttttgaaaaatttcttcaagaaaagGTGCGCACGAAAGAGAgtgttatatatataatctcAATGAGATCCTTTACAATCGAACACCAAATGAAAATTCAACtatttaccatttttttctacaTTACTAC from Naumovozyma dairenensis CBS 421 chromosome 3, complete genome includes these protein-coding regions:
- the BAG7 gene encoding GTPase-activating protein BAG7 (similar to Saccharomyces cerevisiae SAC7 (YDR389W) and BAG7 (YOR134W); ancestral locus Anc_5.471); the encoded protein is MPDSKLQIPSIKIQNPQSNTITSSSTENKEMMTTTSPQSPILSPSEFKNYRDTFITTQNDFKGKIFGTSLHESLKLAHAQVILQDELISFGSIPIVVAKCGSYLKTNGLKTSGIFRIGGNNKRVRELQNIFCDPSQDFGLKFDEWDHYSIHDVATLLKRYLNNLDEPLISLNLYEGFREPLRKRQDIIDYLNAKETEKQDIEEQIPTDDNIEEEEQFEMTRYKKKLARDIREAIAEYEDLFTKLPNERKQLTIYLLDLLNLFVRQSDVNLMTAKNLSAIFQPSILSHPNHDMDPVEYELSRSVVEFLIVHSYKLLPHLVKDTKKSQKQDNATRQQSKDEKSSPNTFGEQVNSPILIPSKTSSNDTNPSPILKGDNLLLSPIASPKVTITTTPTHSKFPKLNIFSTSPVSNSSKRSPQRSIDSSLLTPVTSPVIGMMNAKELTIPRGEPNKNRRKSSGGSSSNNGTTHRHSSGGLKFFSWIQGKSKETNERPNIVIPEDALTDGDDDDEEERQINDDDNDNTINKLEHLSSSFSYNPGAERPSRPQISFSDPHITTIQNAAASSGTIFLEPSLSPPTHPYHERRRGSWLQRLNKKTLTPQVLIKIDSDMKININV
- the EFT1 gene encoding elongation factor 2 (similar to Saccharomyces cerevisiae EFT2 (YDR385W) and EFT1 (YOR133W); ancestral locus Anc_5.467), whose translation is MVAFTVDQMRGLMDTVTNVRNMSVIAHVDHGKSTLTDSLVQKAGIISAAKAGEARFMDTRKDEQERGITIKSTAISLYSEMPEEDVKDINQKTEGNSFLINLIDSPGHVDFSSEVTAALRVTDGALVVVDTVEGVCVQTETVLRQALGERIKPVVCINKVDRALLELQVSKEDLYQSFSRTVESVNVIISTYADEVLGDVQVYPSKGTVAFGSGLHGWAFTIRQFAARYAKKFGVDKVKMMERLWGDSYFNPKTKKWTNKDTDADGKPLERAFNIVVLDPIFRIFAAVMNFKKDEIPVLLEKLEINLKGDEKDLEGKALLKTVMKKFLPAADALMEMIVMNLPSPVTAQAYRAEQLYEGPSDDANCMAIKKCDPKADLMLYVSKMVPTSDKGRFXXXXXXXXXXTMRRATYVRFLLAEPKIPRTSFLVEIQCPEQAVGGIYSVLNKKRGQVISEEQRPGTPLFTVKAYLPVNESFGFTGELRQATGGQAFPQMVFDHWATLGSDPLDPTTKAGEIVLAARKRHGMKEEVPGWQEYYDKL
- the VPS17 gene encoding retromer subunit VPS17 (similar to Saccharomyces cerevisiae VPS17 (YOR132W); ancestral locus Anc_5.466), giving the protein MTSTVPYDEFDSPDNNPFAEPPLEHTDTEQPHESNVASTPATTAEQEVVASTQVSPPSASTLAEETSTQPHDNQHENKETNILPERSDNKLHAIIKVLNVERKGALMEKKENPIIIFDITTNVPTFRKTSYKNIKKTYQEFTELFKYLNGSLPECFIPSLPLSYTNYGIQNKEDQVQLLKCFQNWFNRITMDPFVLRNNEFAFFIECDTGSYLPLNKNNISQTTGLKRKTLKQLAPPYDEVMELAEFRPMVKSIYLLVQGIQEKLLKCSKLRKLMVQEENAVGQGFVKLGDLNTSRGSKLYKRFGKILNAIGDVDSIIATMDMGTLYDGLSWIVRDSYVVKETLTDRHLVMRELSQAQQNSKVKQEQARRLRSKRDSNPLKVDDALRSLKQATRTEQELTLKLQKITANMLIEQKEWLEWYESWLITSIKEYTIRRIEYERKKLTLLERVRQDVRKADVKGGLSRLGREMTSSNGQDVSQSIEGDSWTGENRHRTSGEIDFLSHTEFDHTLGLDIQEEANDGSSDEEEKLKLRLIDLNC
- the NDAI0C01450 gene encoding putative haloacid dehalogenase-like hydrolase (similar to Saccharomyces cerevisiae YOR131C; ancestral locus Anc_5.465); this translates as MGRLNNFSRMNNRVIKAVVFDMDGTMCIPQPWMFPAMRSAVGLNDKSIDILTYIDELPTEAARTEANLRIEEVEEKAMREMLPQPGLVELLEFLTVNNISKNICTRNVIKPVDYLLTRFIPKDYSKFEHIITRDFRPTKPNPDPLLHIAKKLNIESNEMMMIGDSFDDMKSGRSAGCVTVLLKNHVNGNVLTEHDKLVDTAVNSLSDVIKIVETLNGHQTEIHSYQH